Proteins from a genomic interval of Acidobacteriota bacterium:
- a CDS encoding NADP-dependent malic enzyme, which translates to MKKITKQEALAYHTGKRHGKTEVVPTKPCITQRDLSLAYTPGVAEPCLEIARDPELVYEYTNKGNLVAVVSNGTAVLGLGDIGPMAGKPVMEGKGVLFKRFADIDVFDIELDSKDTEEIIRFCELLAPTLGGINLEDIGAPECFEIEERLKQSTDIPVFHDDQHGTAIISGAALMNAVEIAGKKIEDVKVVFSGAGAAGIACAAFYVSLGVKRENLLMVDSKGVIYKGRKTGMNKYKELFAVDTDARTLADAMEGADVFAGVSVKGLVTKDMVKSMAPDPIIFAMANPDPEILPEDAFEVRSDVIMATGRSDYPNQVNNVLGFPFIFRGALDVASTHINEEMKLAAARALADLTKEDVPDSVVRAYGGKQIKFGRDYLIPKPFDYRVLLWEAPAVAEAAIETGVARKPYASKEEYVRELENRLSRTRRVMHSVFDQAAADPKRIVFPEGEVDKIVRAAKILADESICKPVLLGSAKIIERLLADHEVPDGAVEVIDPLASEKAQVYAEILARTRWRRGVTLDTATKAMRDPVYFGNMMVHRGDAEGLIAGINMSYPETIRPALQIHKVREGVKKAAGAFLLLFEDRMLFIADTTVNQDPTAEELAEIAWLTSQAAEHYFEVEPRVAMLSYSNFGSNIDQRSQKVRDAVTIAQERWPELIIEGEMQADTAVEPSIAREAFPLSQIQGDANILVCPDLESANIAYKLLWRLGKVEAIGPILIGIDAPVHVLQRGVDVNDVVNMAALCVLKAQRWS; encoded by the coding sequence ATGAAGAAGATCACCAAACAAGAAGCTCTCGCCTATCACACCGGCAAACGACACGGGAAAACCGAGGTTGTGCCCACCAAACCGTGTATCACACAACGCGATCTCTCTCTTGCCTACACGCCGGGGGTCGCGGAACCCTGCCTCGAGATCGCGCGTGATCCCGAACTGGTCTACGAGTACACCAACAAGGGAAATCTCGTCGCCGTGGTTTCCAACGGCACGGCCGTGCTGGGGCTCGGTGACATCGGCCCGATGGCAGGCAAGCCGGTGATGGAGGGCAAGGGGGTTCTCTTCAAACGATTCGCCGATATCGATGTCTTCGACATCGAGCTCGATAGCAAGGACACTGAGGAGATCATCCGCTTCTGTGAGCTTCTCGCGCCCACCCTCGGCGGCATCAACCTCGAAGACATCGGTGCCCCCGAGTGCTTCGAGATCGAGGAGCGGCTCAAGCAGAGCACCGATATCCCGGTCTTTCACGACGATCAGCACGGCACCGCCATCATTTCAGGCGCAGCACTGATGAATGCGGTTGAAATCGCCGGCAAGAAGATTGAAGACGTCAAGGTCGTCTTCTCCGGCGCTGGAGCGGCCGGTATCGCCTGCGCCGCTTTCTATGTCTCACTTGGGGTCAAGCGGGAAAATCTCCTGATGGTCGACTCGAAGGGCGTGATCTACAAGGGTCGAAAAACCGGCATGAACAAGTACAAGGAGCTCTTTGCGGTCGACACTGATGCGCGCACCCTGGCCGACGCGATGGAGGGCGCCGACGTCTTCGCCGGTGTTTCGGTCAAAGGCCTGGTCACCAAGGACATGGTCAAGTCGATGGCCCCGGACCCGATCATCTTCGCGATGGCCAACCCGGATCCCGAAATTCTCCCAGAGGACGCATTCGAAGTTCGATCCGACGTGATCATGGCCACTGGGCGATCCGACTATCCCAACCAGGTCAACAACGTGCTTGGTTTCCCCTTTATCTTTCGCGGTGCTCTCGATGTCGCGTCCACTCATATCAACGAGGAGATGAAACTGGCCGCGGCCCGCGCGCTGGCAGATCTCACCAAGGAAGATGTTCCGGATTCCGTCGTCCGGGCCTACGGGGGCAAACAGATCAAGTTCGGACGCGACTACTTGATCCCGAAGCCCTTCGACTACAGGGTGCTGCTATGGGAAGCGCCAGCTGTCGCCGAAGCCGCGATCGAGACCGGAGTTGCACGCAAGCCGTACGCGTCGAAGGAGGAATACGTCCGCGAGCTCGAGAATCGCCTCTCGCGCACCCGGCGGGTCATGCACAGCGTATTCGACCAGGCAGCCGCCGACCCCAAACGAATCGTGTTCCCCGAAGGCGAGGTCGACAAGATCGTCCGTGCCGCGAAGATCCTCGCCGACGAATCCATCTGCAAACCGGTGCTACTCGGTTCCGCAAAAATCATTGAACGGCTCCTGGCCGATCACGAGGTGCCGGACGGCGCGGTCGAGGTCATCGATCCACTTGCCAGCGAGAAGGCCCAAGTGTACGCAGAAATCCTCGCCCGCACTCGCTGGCGCCGGGGCGTCACTCTGGATACTGCAACCAAGGCGATGCGCGATCCGGTCTACTTCGGCAACATGATGGTTCATCGCGGCGATGCCGAAGGACTCATCGCAGGCATCAATATGTCCTATCCGGAGACGATTCGACCCGCCCTGCAGATCCACAAGGTCCGCGAAGGTGTCAAGAAAGCCGCAGGCGCTTTCCTCCTGCTCTTCGAGGATCGGATGCTCTTCATTGCCGACACAACGGTCAACCAGGACCCCACGGCGGAAGAGTTGGCAGAGATCGCCTGGCTCACGAGCCAGGCTGCCGAGCATTATTTCGAGGTCGAACCGAGGGTGGCGATGCTCTCGTACTCGAACTTCGGTTCCAACATCGACCAACGGTCACAGAAGGTCCGGGACGCCGTTACCATCGCCCAGGAAAGGTGGCCGGAACTCATCATCGAGGGCGAAATGCAGGCCGATACCGCCGTCGAACCATCGATTGCGCGCGAGGCCTTTCCGCTATCGCAGATCCAGGGTGATGCGAATATTCTGGTCTGTCCGGATCTCGAGTCAGCCAACATTGCATACAAATTGCTGTGGCGCCTTGGCAAGGTGGAAGCGATCGGGCCCATCCTCATCGGCATCGACGCCCCGGTTCACGTTCTCCAACGCGGGGTGGACGTCAACGACGTGGTCAACATGGCAGCACTTTGCGTCCTCAAAGCGCAGAGGTGGAGCTGA
- a CDS encoding CBS domain-containing protein: MRNTLKSVLASKGTAVHHVAPEATVLDAVEKMNQERIGALLVCVSGELVGIFTERDVLCRVVGEKRDPAATKIVDVMTSEVATVKSSTRIEEAMAVITERRIRHLPVVDDGDLKGVVSSGDLTRSVSRNQEGHIQHLTDFITGKYPG; this comes from the coding sequence ATGCGGAATACTCTGAAATCCGTACTCGCGAGCAAGGGGACCGCCGTCCATCACGTAGCGCCAGAAGCTACTGTCCTCGACGCGGTCGAAAAAATGAACCAAGAACGTATCGGTGCGCTCCTGGTTTGTGTCTCAGGCGAACTAGTCGGCATTTTCACGGAGCGCGATGTGCTGTGTCGCGTAGTCGGCGAGAAACGCGATCCCGCAGCCACGAAGATCGTCGACGTGATGACGTCCGAGGTCGCGACCGTCAAATCGAGCACCCGCATCGAGGAGGCGATGGCGGTGATCACCGAGAGGCGGATCCGACACCTTCCCGTGGTCGACGACGGGGACCTCAAAGGTGTTGTTTCTTCTGGAGACCTGACCCGCAGTGTGAGCCGCAATCAGGAGGGCCACATCCAGCACCTGACGGATTTCAT